The Pseudomonas chlororaphis subsp. piscium genome contains the following window.
TGTGTTTTCTCGAACTTTCGGTTCGTTTCGTCTTCACACACCGCAACTTGCTTCTAAGCAAATTGCTTGGGTGTTATATGGTCAAGCCTCACGGGCAATTAGTATTGGTTAGCTCAACGCCTCACAGCGCTTACACACCCAACCTATCAACGTCGTAGTCTTCGACGGCCCTTCAGGGAACTCAAGGTTCCAGTGAGATCTCATCTTGAGGCAAGTTTCCCGCTTAGATGCTTTCAGCGGTTATCTTTTCCGAACATAGCTACCCGGCAATGCCACTGGCGTGACAACCGGAACACCAGAGGTTCGTCCACTCCGGTCCTCTCGTACTAGGAGCAGCCCCTCTCAAATCTCAAACGTCCACGGCAGATAGGGACCGAACTGTCTCACGACGTTCTAAACCCAGCTCGCGTACCACTTTAAATGGCGAACAGCCATACCCTTGGGACCGGCTTCAGCCCCAGGATGTGATGAGCCGACATCGAGGTGCCAAACACCGCCGTCGATATGAACTCTTGGGCGGTATCAGCCTGTTATCCCCGGAGTACCTTTTATCCGTTGAGCGATGGCCCTTCCATACAGAACCACCGGATCACTAAGACCTACTTTCGTACCTGCTCGACGTGTCTGTCTCGCAGTCAAGCGCGCTTTTGCCTTTATACTCTACGACCGATTTCCGACCGGTCTGAGCGCACCTTCGTACTCCTCCGTTACTCTTTAGGAGGAGACCGCCCCAGTCAAACTACCCACCATACACTGTCCTCGATCCGGATAACGGACCTGAGTTAGAACCTCAAAGTTGCCAGGGTGGTATTTCAAGGATGGCTCCACGCGAACTGGCGTCCACGCTTCAAAGCCTCCCACCTATCCTACACAAGCAAATTCAAAGTCCAGTGCAAAGCTATAGTAAAGGTTCACGGGGTCTTTCCGTCTAGCCGCGGATACACTGCATCTTCACAGCGATTTCAATTTCACTGAGTCTCGGGTGGAGACAGCGCCGCCATCGTTACGCCATTCGTGCAGGTCGGAACTTACCCGACAAGGAATTTCGCTACCTTAGGACCGTTATAGTTACGGCCGCCGTTTACCGGGGCTTCGATCAAGAGCTTCGCGTTAGCTAACCCCATCAATTAACCTTCCGGCACCGGGCAGGCGTCACACCCTATACGTCCACTTTCGTGTTTGCAGAGTGCTGTGTTTTTAATAAACAGTCGCAGCGGCCTGGTATCTTCGACCGGCATGGGCTTACGGAGCAAGTCCTTCACCCTCACCGGCGCACCTTCTCCCGAAGTTACGGTGCCATTTTGCCTAGTTCCTTCACCCGAGTTCTCTCAAGCGCCTTGGTATTCTCTACCCAACCACCTGTGTCGGTTTGGGGTACGGTTCCTAGTTATCTGAAGCTTAGAAGCTTTTCTTGGAAGCATGGCATCAACCACTTCGTCACCTAAAAGGTAACTCGTCATCAGCTCTCGGCCTTAGAATCCCGGATTTACCTAAGATTCCAGCCTACCACCTTAAACTTGGACAACCAACGCCAAGCTGGCCTAGCCTTCTCCGTCCCTCCATCGCAATAACTAGAAGTACAGGAATATTAACCTGTTTTCCATCGACTACGCTTTTCAGCCTCGCCTTAGGGACCGACTAACCCTGCGTCGATTAACGTTGCGCAGGAAACCTTGGTCTTTCGGCGTGGGTGTTTTTCACACCCATTGTCGTTACTCATGTCAGCATTCGCACTTCTGATACCTCCAGCAAGCTTCTCAACTCACCTTCACAGGCTTACAGAACGCTCCTCTACCGCATCACTTACGTGATACCCGTAGCTTCGGTGTATGGTTTGAGCCCCGTTACATCTTCCGCGCAGGCCGACTCGACTAGTGAGCTATTACGCTTTCTTTAAAGGGTGGCTGCTTCTAAGCCAACCTCCTAGCTGTCTAAGCCTTCCCACATCGTTTCCCACTTAACCATAACTTTGGGACCTTAGCTGACGGTCTGGGTTGTTTCCCTTTTCACGACGGACGTTAGCACCCGCCGTGTGTCTCCCATGCTCGGCACTTGTAGGTATTCGGAGTTTGCATCGGTTTGGTAAGTCGGGATGACCCCCTAGCCGAAACAGTGCTCTACCCCCTACAGTGATACATGAGGCGCTACCTAAATAGCTTTCGAGGAGAACCAGCTATCTCCGAGCTTGATTAGCCTTTCACTCCGATCCACAGGTCATCCGCTAACTTTTCAACGGTAGTCGGTTCGGTCCTCCAGTCAGTGTTACCTAACCTTCAACCTGCCCATGGATAGATCGCCCGGTTTCGGGTCTATACCCAGCGACTAAACGCCCTATTAAGACTCGCTTTCGCTACGCCTCCCCTATTCGGTTAAGCTCGCCACTGAATATAAGTCGCTGACCCATTATACAAAAGGTACGCAGTCACAGAACAAAGTCTGCTCCCACTGCTTGTACGCATACGGTTTCAGGATCTATTTCACTCCCCTCTCCGGGGTTCTTTTCGCCTTTCCCTCACGGTACTAGTTCACTATCGGTCAGTCAGTAGTATTTAGCCTTGGAGGATGGTCCCCCCATATTCAGACAAAGTTTCTCGTGCTCCGTCCTACTCGATTTCATGACTAAGAGATTTTCGCGTACAGGGCTATCACCCACTATGGCCGCACTTTCCAGAGCGTTCCGCTAATCTCAAAGCCACTTAAGGGCTAGTCCCCGTTCGCTCGCCACTACTAAGGGAATCTCGGTTGATTTCTTTTCCTCAGGGTACTTAGATGTTTCAGTTCCCCTGGTTCGCCTCTTGCACCTATGTATTCAGTACAAGATAACCATCTTATGATGGCTGGGTTCCCCCATTCAGACATCTCCGGATCAAAGTCTGTTTGCCGACTCCCCGAAGCTTTTCGCAGGCTACCACGTCTTTCATCGCCTCTGACTGCCAAGGCATCCACCGTATGCGCTTCTTCACTTGACCATATAACCCCAAGCAATCTGGTTATACTATGAAGACGACATTCGCCGAAAATTCGCGATTAAACTCACAAATTTTACCTTAGCCTGAATAAACACCAGTGAAAGTGCTATCCAGTCTATCTTTCTATCACATACCCAAATTTTTAAAGAACGATTCTGATAAAGATCAGAAATCAACATTCATCGCCGTTTTGGCGGAATGCTCATTTCTAAGCTTTAAACGATGGAGACCAATCTGTAATGGTGGAGCCAAGCGGGATCGAACCGCTGACCTCCTGCGTGCAAGGCAGGCGCTCTCCCAGCTGAGCTATGGCCCCGTATCGCTACAGGGTGCACCAGTAATTGGTGGGTCTGGGCAGATTCGAACTGCCGACCTCACCCTTATCAGGGGTGCGCTCTAACCAACTGAGCTACAGACCCAATCGTCTTCTTCAATGAATCAAGCAATTCGTGTGGGAGCTTATGAAGCAGCTGATGTCGTCGATTAAGGAGGTGATCCAGCCGCAGGTTCCCCTACGGCTACCTTGTTACGACTTCACCCCAGTCATGAATCACACCGTGGTAACCGTCCTCCCGAAGGTTAGACTAGCTACTTCTGGTGCAACCCACTCCCATGGTGTGACGGGCGGTGTGTACAAGGCCCGGGAACGTATTCACCGCGACATTCTGATTCGCGATTACTAGCGATTCCGACTTCACGCAGTCGAGTTGCAGACTGCGATCCGGACTACGATCGGTTTTATGGGATTAGCTCCACCTCGCGGCTTGGCAACCCTCTGTACCGACCATTGTAGCACGTGTGTAGCCCAGGCCGTAAGGGCCATGATGACTTGACGTCATCCCCACCTTCCTCCGGTTTGTCACCGGCAGTCTCCTTAGAGTGCCCACCATTACGTGCTGGTAACTAAGGACAAGGGTTGCGCTCGTTACGGGACTTAACCCAACATCTCACGACACGAGCTGACGACAGCCATGCAGCACCTGTCTCAATGTTCCCGAAGGCACCAATCCATCTCTGGAAAGTTCATTGGATGTCAAGGCCTGGTAAGGTTCTTCGCGTTGCTTCGAATTAAACCACATGCTCCACCGCTTGTGCGGGCCCCCGTCAATTCATTTGAGTTTTAACCTTGCGGCCGTACTCCCCAGGCGGTCAACTTAATGCGTTAGCTGCGCCACTAAGAGCTCAAGGCTCCCAACGGCTAGTTGACATCGTTTACGGCGTGGACTACCAGGGTATCTAATCCTGTTTGCTCCCCACGCTTTCGCACCTCAGTGTCAGTATCAGTCCAGGTGGTCGCCTTCGCCACTGGTGTTCCTTCCTATATCTACGCATTTCACCGCTACACAGGAAATTCCACCACCCTCTACCATACTCTAGCTCGCCAGTTTTGGATGCAGTTCCCAGGTTGAGCCCGGGGATTTCACATTCAACTTAACGAACCACCTACGCGCGCTTTACGCCCAGTAATTCCGATTAACGCTTGCACCCTCTGTATTACCGCGGCTGCTGGCACAGAGTTAGCCGGTGCTTATTCTGTCGGTAACGTCAAAATACTCACGTATTAGGTAAGTACCCTTCCTCCCAACTTAAAGTGCTTTACAATCCGAAGACCTTCTTCACACACGCGGCATGGCTGGATCAGGCTTTCGCCCATTGTCCAATATTCCCCACTGCTGCCTCCCGTAGGAGTCTGGACCGTGTCTCAGTTCCAGTGTGACTGATCATCCTCTCAGACCAGTTACGGATCGTCGCCTTGGTGAGCCATTACCTCACCAACTAGCTAATCCGACCTAGGCTCATCTGATAGCGCAAGGCCCGAAGGTCCCCTGCTTTCTCCCGTAGGACGTATGCGGTATTAGCGTCCGTTTCCGAACGTTATCCCCCACTACCAGGCAGATTCCTAGGCATTACTCACCCGTCCGCCGCTCTCAAGAGAAGCAAGCTCCTCTCTACCGCTCGACTTGCATGTGTTAGGCCTGCCGCCAGCGTTCAATCTGAGCCATGATCAAACTCTTCAGTTCAAACATCTTTGGGTTTTGAGAAAACCCTAAACTTGGCTCAGCAATCGTTGGTTACATCTTTGATTTCTCGCGGAGTAACTTGTGATGCTGATAATCTTTCTGACTATCAGTCTGACTCCACAAGCACCCACACGAATTGCTTGATTCAGTTGTTAAAGAGCGGTTGGTTAAGTCTTTCGTCTCAACCGAGGCGCGCATTCTACAGCAGCCTCTGCATCTGTCAAGCGGTTATTTTAAGAAGTTTTCAAAGTTTCCTTTGCAACTTCAACCACTTGCGCTTCCGATCTCTCGTCAGCGGGAGGCGAATTCTACAGCGTTACACGCTGCTGTCAACACCTCTTTTTCTCCGCTTTCGACCGAGAAGATCGAATCGTTAATAAGGCGAAAACAAGACACCTTACCAACTCCTTCGGGCTTCGATGAACTGAAGCGTAACCGCTGTCGAAAACTGCGTAACTCATTGAATCTCAAGGAGTTTTCCGTTTCGACTGCGCCGGAAGTGGGGCGAATTATAGACCTGTAGAATCTGCCGTCAACCCCTAATTTGCCTTTTCTATCAATAACCTGCAAAAACAGACGAATCCTCCTCTATATAAGAAGAGCAGAAACACCATGAGCAATATATTGCTCAAGCGTTCTTAGTTGAGCATCATGTCGGCGCACCGAACCTACCTCCCCTGATCCGGATGATGCCTTGCCATGAATGACCAGCCCCGCAGCCTAGCCTCAACCCTGTTCCCGGTGGGACTGCTGCTTATTGCCATGGCGTCCATCCAGTCCGGTGCGTCACTGGCCAAAAGCATGTTCCCGATCGTGGGCGCGCAGGGCACCACCACGCTGCGCCTGATCTTCGCCAGCATCATCATGCTGCTTCTATTGCGCCCCTGGCGCGCCAAGCTCACCGCCAAGTCCCTGCGCACGGTCATCGTCTACGGAATGGCGCTGGGTGGAATGAACTTCCTCTTCTATATGTCGCTACGCAGCGTTCCCCTGGGAATCGCAGTGGCCCTGGAGTTCACCGGCCCGCTGGCCGTGGCCATTTATGCTTCGCGAAAAGCCATCGACTTTCTCTGGATTGCCCTGGCGATTATCGGCCTGCTGCTGTTGATCCCTACCAGCGATACGAGCGCCGGCATCGACCTGATCGGCGCGGGCTATGCCTTGGGGGCTGGTGTGTGCTGGGCGCTTTACATTCTGTTCGGGCAAAAAGCCGGAGCCGACAACGGCGTCCAGACCGCAGCACTGGGCGTAATGATCGCCGCCTTGTTCGTCGCGCCTATCGGTATCGTGCATGCCGGGGCCGCCTTGCTGACGCCCACCCTGATTCCCATCGCCATCGGTGTGGCCATTCTCTCCACCGCCCTTCCCTACAGCCTGGAGATGGTCGCCCTGACCCGAATGCCGGCGAGAACCTTCGGCACGTTGATGAGTATCGAGCCAGCTTTCGGCGCCTTGTCCGGACTACTGTTCCTCCACGAATTCCTGTCTCTCGCGCAGTGGCTGGCTATTGCCTGCATCATCCTGGCGTCAGTGGGTGCGACCCTGACCATGCGCAGCGAATCGAAACCTTTGGTTGCAGCTGATTGATTCTCGGCTGTACATAGCTCTGGTATTTGCTGCTCAATTAGGCCATGTTTAAACGCTGTAACTCAGCGCCAGTCATGGATTTTTCAGGCAAGGACCGCACAGACGCCAAAGTGACAGCCAACGCAGTCGAACCTGGGCAACAGATCCGGGATCAGTAATAGGGACAGGAATGAAACGTTTTTTGATTCTGTTAGCCGTACTTGCCATCGCAGGTTGCGCCGCGACTTCGAAAACCGAGGTCAAGCGCGGAAAGAAGGGGCTGCATATCAACTGCTCCGGCCTGTCCTCCTCCTGGGACAAATGCTACGCCAGCGCCGCTACCTCCTGCGGCCCCAAAGGCTACAAAGTGATCGCCAAGTCCGGCGATACGGTGGAGGATCCGGGCGACTACCCCTTCGGCTTGAACCCCGCCGGCTACACCAGCCGCAGCATGATCGTCATCTGCAAGTAGGCTGCACCTGCCTACTGCACATCCTCCGCTGGTAACTGACGAACAATTTCGTCATGGCTCGATTTCAGAACCTGGCGCTGAATGTCTGGACTGACCAACATTCGCGCCACCACCAGCGCCCCCACACATTGCGACAGAATCGACCAGGCCAGGCTATCGCTGCCCAGGGTACGCGCCCAACTCTGCTGCAAGCGGCAAATCCACTCTTCTGCCTGCTGTCGAACCACCTCGTCCGCCCGTGAAATTTCCGCCCCCAAGGTCGGTAGCGCACAGCCTGTTTCAGGGCTCTCGACATGCGCCATGCTCAAATAGTGCTTGAGGCAGCGCTCAAGCCGCATCCGGCTTTGCTCGCCATCGGCGCCCAGACGTTCAAGGCTCTGGCTCAGTTCCCGTTCGACAATCGAACCGAACAGTTCATCCTTGGACGAAAAGTGGCTGTAGAACGCACCGCCACTCAGCCCGATCGCTTTCATCAGGCCATCGACCCCCACAGTCGAAAACCCTTCCTTTTTGGCTGATACAGCGCTGCTCTGCAGCAATCGCTCCCTGGTTTCCTGCTTGTGACTGGATGAATAACGCATGACACCCCTCTCCTCTCTTCACCTTGACGCTCGGCGAATCGTAGCATAACGTTCGTTTAGTTAACGACCGTTTACCAATAGAGCGATCCCACCATGACTACAGCCACAGAGAACAAGAAAGTCGTTTTGGTCGTCGGAGCCGGCGATGCCACAGGCGGTGCAATTGCCAAGCGTTTTGCCCAGGAAGGTCTTGTGGCCTGTGTCACCCGACGCAGCGCGGACAAGTTGCAGCCACTGGTAGAGGCCATCCAGCAATCGGGAGGCGAAGCCCACGGGTTTGCCTGCGATGCTCGAAAAGAGGAAGAAGTGATTGCCTTGATCGAACAGATCGAGAGCGAGATCGGCCCGATCGAGGCCCTGGTGTTCAATATCGGCGCCAACGTGCCGTGCAGCATCCTCGAGGAAACAGCGCGCAAATACTTCAAAATCTGGGAGATGGCCTGTTTCTCAGGTTTCCTCAATGCGCGGGAAGTGGCCAAGCGCATGGTCACTCGCAAACGCGGGACCATCCTGTTCACCGGGGCCACCGCAGGCTTGCGTGGCGCAGCGGGCTTTGCCGCTTTTGCCGGAGCCAAGCATGGCATCCGTGCATTGGCGCAAAGCATGGCCCGGGAACTGGGACCGCTGAACATCCACGTTGCTCATGTGGTGGTCGACGGCGCCATCGACACGGACTTCATCCGCAACAGTTTCCCGGAAAAGTACGCACTCAAGGATGAAGACGGCATCCTCAACCCCGAGCACATCGCCGACAACTACTGGCATCTGCACAGCCAGCCACGGGATGCCTGGACCTTCGAGCTGGATCTGCGGCCCTGGAACGAACGCTGGTAACCCCCTCCTCCACAACAATAAAAAGGGAGCATCACCGATGAGCAAGACCGTCGAGTTCTTTTTCGACCTGGGCAGCCCGACTTCTTACCTGGCCTACACCCAACTGCCGAAGATCTGTGCCCAGACAGGCAGCCAACTGATTTATCAACCCATGTTGCTCGGTGGCGTATTCAAGGCCACTGGCAACGCCTCGCCGATCAGCATCCCCGCCAAAGGGCGCTACACACTTCAGGACCTGGCGCGTTACTCCAGACGTTATGAGGTGCCGCTGGCGTTCAACCCGCACTTCCCGATCAACACCCTGCTGCTGATGCGCGCGGTGACCGGCATGCAGCTGCGACATCCGCAGCGGTTCGTTGCCTTTATCGACTGCCTGTTCCGCGCACTCTGGGTCGAGAAGCGCAACCTGAACGATCAGGCCACGGTGGCAGCGGTACTCAGTGAGGGGGGATTCGACCCGCTCGAGGTGCTGGCCCTGACCAACAATGAAGAGGTCAAGAACGCCCTCAAGGACAAGACCGAACAAGCCTTGCAGCGCGGCGTGTTTGGCGCGCCGAGCATGTTCGTCGATAACCAGTTGTTCTTCGGCCAGGATCGCCTGGACTTTGTCCTCGAAGCCCTGAGCTAAGCCAACAATTCGCGCTGCCGGCCCGAAGCCGGCAGCGCGATTTACGCTTAGAGGGTTGCGGTACGGGTATTCAGCCACTCCAGCGCCGCGCCTTGCAGCAACGGACTCAGGCGTCGACGCACTTCAGCGTGGTAGGCATTGAGCCACTCACGCTCGTCCTGGGTCAGCAGCGAAGGCTCCAGACAGCGGCTATCGATAGGGCACAGGGTCAGGGTTTCGAACTTGAGGAACTCGCCGAATTCGCTAGTGCCCGCCTCACGGTTCATCGCCAGGTTTTCGATACGCACACCCCAACGGCCCGGACGATAAGTACCCGGCTCGATCGAGGTGATCATCCCTGGCTGCATCGCGGTTTGCGGTGCTGGCGCCGCCTGATAGGCGATCACCTGCGGGCCTTCGTGGACATTGAGGAAGTACCCCACGCCATGGCCGGTGCCGTGCCCGTAGTCCACGCCTTCGGCCCAGATCGGCGCGCGGGCGATGGCGTCCAGCAGCGGCGACAGGATGCCCCGTGGGAACTGCGCCCGGGACAAGGCGATCACACCCTTGAGCACCCGCGTGCAATCGCGCTTCTGCTCGGCGCTCGGGGTACCGACCGGAACCATGCGGGTGATGTCTGTGGTGCCGCCCAGGTATTGGCCGCCGGAGTCGATCAGCAGCAGGCCATCGCCTTCGATCACTGCGTGCTCTTCTTCGGTGGCGTGGTAATGCGGCATCGCGCCATTGGCGTTGAACGCGGCGATGGTGTTGAAACTCAGGGACACGTAGCCGGGGCGACGGGTGCGGGCCGCAGTCAGGTGCTCGTCGATGGTCAGCTCGGTGATGCGTTCACGGCCCCAGGCCGACTCCAGCCAGGCGAAGAATTCGCAGAGCGCCGCACCGTCCTGCTCCATGGCCTGACGGATATGCTCGGCATCAGCCAGGCTTTTCTGGGACTTGGCCAATGTCGTCGGGTTCAGGCCTTCCAGCAGCTTCACGCCGCTACCGAGGTTATCCAACAAACCGGCAGTGACCCGCGCCGGATCCACCAGCAGGCTGGCGCCGTCGGAGATCGCACTCAGGGCGGCGGCCACTTCGCTGTAGTCACGCAGGCTGATGCCATCCTGCTCCAGCACGGCGCGCAAGGCGTCATCGACTTTGCTCAGCGCCACGAACAGCGTCGCCTGCTGCTGGCTGATCAGGGCGAAGGAGACGAATACCGGGTTGAACGAGACGTCGCCACCACGCAGGTTGAACAGCCAGGCGATGTCATCGAGGGTGGCGATGAAATGCCAGTCCGCGCCTCGCTCTTTCAGGGTTTCACGCAACTTGCCGAGCTTCTCGACCCGGCTGACCGTGGCCTGGGGCGGCAAATGCTGATAGATCGGCTGATCCGGCAGGCTCGGGCGATCGCTCCAGACTTCGTTCAGCAGATCGATATCGGTGCGCAGGCGAGCACCACGCTCCTGCAGCTTGTTGCCCAGGGTTCGCGCCGAAGCCACCGCCATCACCGCGCCGTCGACCGCGACCACGCCCCCTTCCGGGGTCTGCTCGGCCAGCCAGTCCAGCGGACCGGGCTGACCCGGCAACAGTTTGACCAACTCGATACCGCTGCCCTTGAGTTCCTTGGTCGCCTGTTCCCAATAACGGCTATCGGCCCAGACCCCGGCGAAATCCGCCGTCACGATCAGGGTGCCGACCGAACCGTGAAAGCCCGACAGCCACTGCCGGCCTTGCCAGTAACCGGGCAGGTACTCCGACAGGTGCGGGTCGGCCGACGGCACCAGCAGGGCATGAATGCCCTCGCGGCTCATCAGCTCACGGGTGCGCGCCAGGCGCTGGGGGACCACTCCATTGGTCAAGGGCTGCGTACTCATTGTGTCTCCTGCTACCAGGTGAATCATTGTTATTGGATACCGAGGATATCGACCCTCAGGGTTGGGCAACCGCCCAGAACGCCGGTGCACTGGCGGATGAAGCCTTGATCAGTTGGACGGCCTGATCGATGTCCTGCTCGGTGGTGAAACGCCCCAGGCTCAGGCGGATGGTCCGCCCCGCCGCCCGGGCGTCGAGCCCCAGCGCCAGCAATACATGGGACGGCGCATTGCTCGCCGAGTTGCAGGCCGAGGTCGCGGAAAACGCGATAGAGGCACTCAGGGCCGCCGGGTTGAACTCCCCTTCACCGAAGGTAAGGCTCAAGGTATGGGGAATGCGTTGGGCCGGGCTGCCGTTCAAGCGCAGCCCCGGCACATCGCCCAATTGTTCGAGCAGGCGCTCGCGCAGACGGGCGATGGTCGCCGCCTCTTCGTCGAAGTGTTCGGAGGCCAGGGCAAAGGCGGCGCCCATGGCGGCAATCTGATGGGTCGCGAGCGTCCCGGAGCGCAAACCGCCCTCATGGCCGCCGCCGTGGATCTGCGCCTGCAGGCGCTGCTGCGCGCGAG
Protein-coding sequences here:
- a CDS encoding aminopeptidase P family protein translates to MSTQPLTNGVVPQRLARTRELMSREGIHALLVPSADPHLSEYLPGYWQGRQWLSGFHGSVGTLIVTADFAGVWADSRYWEQATKELKGSGIELVKLLPGQPGPLDWLAEQTPEGGVVAVDGAVMAVASARTLGNKLQERGARLRTDIDLLNEVWSDRPSLPDQPIYQHLPPQATVSRVEKLGKLRETLKERGADWHFIATLDDIAWLFNLRGGDVSFNPVFVSFALISQQQATLFVALSKVDDALRAVLEQDGISLRDYSEVAAALSAISDGASLLVDPARVTAGLLDNLGSGVKLLEGLNPTTLAKSQKSLADAEHIRQAMEQDGAALCEFFAWLESAWGRERITELTIDEHLTAARTRRPGYVSLSFNTIAAFNANGAMPHYHATEEEHAVIEGDGLLLIDSGGQYLGGTTDITRMVPVGTPSAEQKRDCTRVLKGVIALSRAQFPRGILSPLLDAIARAPIWAEGVDYGHGTGHGVGYFLNVHEGPQVIAYQAAPAPQTAMQPGMITSIEPGTYRPGRWGVRIENLAMNREAGTSEFGEFLKFETLTLCPIDSRCLEPSLLTQDEREWLNAYHAEVRRRLSPLLQGAALEWLNTRTATL
- a CDS encoding SDR family oxidoreductase, giving the protein MTTATENKKVVLVVGAGDATGGAIAKRFAQEGLVACVTRRSADKLQPLVEAIQQSGGEAHGFACDARKEEEVIALIEQIESEIGPIEALVFNIGANVPCSILEETARKYFKIWEMACFSGFLNAREVAKRMVTRKRGTILFTGATAGLRGAAGFAAFAGAKHGIRALAQSMARELGPLNIHVAHVVVDGAIDTDFIRNSFPEKYALKDEDGILNPEHIADNYWHLHSQPRDAWTFELDLRPWNERW
- the rhtA gene encoding threonine/homoserine exporter RhtA; protein product: MNDQPRSLASTLFPVGLLLIAMASIQSGASLAKSMFPIVGAQGTTTLRLIFASIIMLLLLRPWRAKLTAKSLRTVIVYGMALGGMNFLFYMSLRSVPLGIAVALEFTGPLAVAIYASRKAIDFLWIALAIIGLLLLIPTSDTSAGIDLIGAGYALGAGVCWALYILFGQKAGADNGVQTAALGVMIAALFVAPIGIVHAGAALLTPTLIPIAIGVAILSTALPYSLEMVALTRMPARTFGTLMSIEPAFGALSGLLFLHEFLSLAQWLAIACIILASVGATLTMRSESKPLVAAD
- a CDS encoding TetR/AcrR family transcriptional regulator — protein: MRYSSSHKQETRERLLQSSAVSAKKEGFSTVGVDGLMKAIGLSGGAFYSHFSSKDELFGSIVERELSQSLERLGADGEQSRMRLERCLKHYLSMAHVESPETGCALPTLGAEISRADEVVRQQAEEWICRLQQSWARTLGSDSLAWSILSQCVGALVVARMLVSPDIQRQVLKSSHDEIVRQLPAEDVQ
- a CDS encoding 2-hydroxychromene-2-carboxylate isomerase; this translates as MSKTVEFFFDLGSPTSYLAYTQLPKICAQTGSQLIYQPMLLGGVFKATGNASPISIPAKGRYTLQDLARYSRRYEVPLAFNPHFPINTLLLMRAVTGMQLRHPQRFVAFIDCLFRALWVEKRNLNDQATVAAVLSEGGFDPLEVLALTNNEEVKNALKDKTEQALQRGVFGAPSMFVDNQLFFGQDRLDFVLEALS